In Luteibacter mycovicinus, a genomic segment contains:
- a CDS encoding pilin, producing MRHRRVSAGFTLIELMIVVAIIAILSAIAIPQYQAYTIRVQASEGFTIASGAKTAIWEFMTNRGDFPKSNESAGLPRSSSMAGKYVSGLLVSSGGLVTVSYTNSETNDKLKNKNLLLSPVANGGSISWACKGTIDAQYLPTACRKT from the coding sequence ATGCGACACCGCCGCGTCTCTGCCGGCTTTACGTTGATCGAGCTGATGATCGTTGTCGCGATCATCGCGATTCTTTCGGCCATCGCCATTCCGCAATACCAGGCCTATACGATCAGGGTTCAGGCCTCGGAAGGCTTCACGATCGCCTCGGGTGCGAAGACAGCAATCTGGGAGTTCATGACCAATAGAGGCGACTTTCCGAAATCGAACGAATCTGCCGGCTTGCCTCGGTCCAGCTCAATGGCCGGGAAGTACGTCTCGGGACTTCTCGTCTCCAGTGGAGGGCTGGTGACGGTCAGCTACACGAACTCTGAGACTAACGATAAGTTAAAAAACAAGAACTTGCTACTTTCTCCCGTTGCCAATGGCGGAAGCATCTCCTGGGCGTGCAAGGGAACTATCGACGCCCAGTACCTGCCCACAGCCTGCCGCAAAACCTGA
- a CDS encoding glycosyltransferase family 39 protein, which produces MNTAVDPKMSTSFRLALWIAAIGALIALALRAYYVLHAHVLQPVDQPRVSGDAVEYYRYAWNMVHHGVFASSRPGSTEVVANSFRDPGYPALLALGMLVFPDFEPWYGAMLLTQATLGALTVFLLVLTARRWLPMWALAMAAVAMAIWPHCVTIPSFLLSENLFAPLCAAAALATAEAAHRRTTASWCIAGFFWSLAALTNAVMVPVAAVIGVIFALRRMETRRCVLAFVLASLVLPAAWGVRSTLIPASSTSGSRIVMNLVQGSWPSYHDDYQRAAQGSVDSIIALAAEGVEMQALSNNLGEGMRLIGQRMGEDPGKYLRWYLSKPTLLWSWDIRIGQGDIYVYPTRDSPFKPGGLLVPLEILCFILNPLIGVLALAGAAFACLARRARADLMAFALAPLFATAVYTVLQSEPRYSIALRGFEFSLAAYAIAASTRWVRARTLK; this is translated from the coding sequence TTGAACACGGCCGTAGATCCCAAAATGTCCACTTCGTTCCGGCTCGCTCTATGGATCGCCGCAATTGGAGCCCTGATAGCGCTTGCCCTGCGCGCGTACTACGTGCTGCACGCGCACGTACTTCAGCCGGTCGATCAGCCGCGCGTCTCGGGCGATGCGGTGGAGTACTACCGCTATGCGTGGAACATGGTGCACCACGGCGTTTTCGCTAGCAGCCGCCCCGGTAGCACTGAGGTAGTGGCGAATAGCTTCCGCGATCCGGGTTACCCCGCCCTCCTGGCGCTGGGCATGTTGGTTTTTCCGGACTTCGAGCCCTGGTATGGCGCCATGCTGCTTACGCAGGCGACTCTCGGTGCGCTGACCGTTTTCCTTCTCGTGCTCACCGCGCGACGCTGGCTTCCGATGTGGGCACTCGCCATGGCGGCCGTTGCCATGGCGATTTGGCCACACTGCGTTACGATCCCGAGCTTTCTTCTCTCGGAGAACCTGTTCGCGCCTCTGTGCGCAGCCGCTGCGCTTGCAACAGCCGAGGCGGCACACCGCCGGACAACAGCCTCATGGTGCATCGCTGGGTTCTTCTGGAGTCTGGCCGCGTTGACTAACGCAGTCATGGTCCCGGTGGCTGCCGTCATCGGCGTGATATTCGCGCTGCGCCGCATGGAAACCCGGCGATGCGTCCTTGCATTCGTCCTGGCGTCACTGGTGCTACCGGCAGCCTGGGGCGTGCGCTCGACGCTCATCCCTGCGTCCAGCACTTCGGGCAGCCGCATCGTCATGAATCTCGTGCAGGGGTCGTGGCCGTCATACCACGACGACTATCAACGGGCAGCGCAAGGTAGCGTCGACAGCATCATTGCACTCGCCGCCGAGGGCGTCGAAATGCAGGCCCTGAGCAACAACCTCGGCGAAGGTATGCGCCTGATCGGTCAGCGGATGGGCGAGGACCCCGGCAAGTACCTCCGCTGGTACCTTTCCAAGCCGACGCTCCTGTGGAGCTGGGACATCCGGATAGGCCAGGGAGACATCTACGTTTACCCCACACGCGACTCACCGTTCAAGCCAGGGGGCCTCCTTGTTCCGCTGGAGATCCTCTGCTTCATTCTGAACCCTCTGATCGGGGTCCTGGCTTTGGCAGGGGCGGCATTTGCATGCCTCGCACGCCGCGCACGCGCAGACCTGATGGCTTTCGCTCTGGCACCTCTCTTCGCCACGGCGGTCTACACCGTCCTCCAGTCGGAACCCCGCTACTCCATCGCGCTGAGGGGCTTCGAGTTCTCGCTGGCGGCCTATGCGATCGCAGCCAGCACCCGCTGGGTCCGCGCGCGTACGTTGAAATAG
- a CDS encoding alpha/beta hydrolase family protein, with protein sequence MKPLLAALALALASGPVLAADADSAATHPFSIRDLVMMDRVGDPQLSPDGRYALFTVRATDYAANKGVTSIYLMDLNKPPQPVKVVERGSSPRWAPDGQSIYYATPKDGVAQVFHRTFEADKTRGLALTVRAGDAVTDGPLDVGSFKLSPDGTKLLLSYEVFTDCADLACTKERLDGREKDKSTGTVYDKLFVRHWDTWADGRRNQLYIADASAPSPPLLLSRGIDGEVPSKPFGGEDEFTFSPDGKTVYFDARIAGTTEPWSTNFDVYSVPADGSATPTNLTADNLAWDANPLVSPDGKTLFYTAMKDPGSEADRFGIWALDIATGAKREIDPSWDASASSLQISADGKTLYTTTDDKGQHPLFAVDVATGKATILVTDGAVGGFSAGAKKILLTRDDLKRPADLYTADLKGKGLKQVSHFNAKRIKGAQTGDFEFFTFKGANNDSVQGYVVKPVGYKKGKTYPVAFIIHGGPQGAMTNSWSYRWNAQTYAGQGFAVVTVNFHGSTGYGQAFTNAISGDWGGKPLEDLKLGWSAALSKYSFLDGDRACALGASYGGYMVYWIAGVWNQPWKCLVDHDGVFDARAMYYDTEELWFEEKENGGTQFDHPENYERFNPINHVKDWRVPMLVIHGGKDFRIPETQGLGAFTALQRRGIPSKLLHFPDENHWVVKPQNSVQWHETVNAWLKEWTAPGAGAK encoded by the coding sequence ATGAAACCACTCCTCGCCGCGCTGGCCCTCGCCCTCGCGTCCGGCCCCGTTCTGGCCGCCGACGCCGACAGCGCCGCCACGCACCCGTTCTCCATCCGCGACCTCGTCATGATGGACCGGGTGGGTGATCCGCAGCTCTCGCCGGATGGCCGCTATGCGCTCTTCACCGTGCGAGCCACGGACTACGCAGCGAACAAGGGTGTGACCTCAATCTACCTGATGGACCTCAATAAGCCGCCGCAGCCGGTCAAAGTGGTGGAGAGGGGCTCGTCGCCCCGCTGGGCGCCGGATGGCCAGTCCATCTATTACGCGACGCCAAAGGACGGCGTGGCCCAGGTTTTCCATCGTACCTTCGAGGCGGACAAGACCAGGGGTCTGGCCCTGACCGTCCGCGCCGGTGACGCCGTGACCGACGGTCCGCTGGACGTCGGCTCGTTCAAGCTGTCGCCCGATGGCACGAAGCTGCTGTTGAGTTACGAGGTCTTCACCGACTGCGCCGACCTGGCCTGCACCAAAGAGCGTCTGGATGGCCGGGAAAAGGACAAGTCCACTGGCACGGTCTACGACAAGCTGTTCGTCCGTCACTGGGATACCTGGGCCGATGGTCGCCGCAACCAGCTTTATATCGCTGATGCGTCGGCCCCCTCGCCGCCCTTGTTGCTCAGCCGCGGCATCGACGGCGAAGTGCCGAGCAAGCCGTTCGGTGGCGAGGATGAGTTCACCTTCTCGCCCGACGGCAAGACCGTCTACTTCGATGCCCGCATCGCCGGCACGACCGAGCCATGGTCGACCAACTTCGACGTCTACAGCGTTCCGGCTGATGGATCGGCCACGCCGACCAACCTGACGGCGGACAACCTCGCGTGGGACGCTAACCCGCTGGTGTCGCCGGACGGAAAGACGCTCTTCTATACAGCCATGAAGGATCCGGGCTCGGAAGCGGACCGCTTCGGTATCTGGGCGCTGGATATCGCCACGGGCGCGAAGCGCGAGATCGATCCGTCGTGGGACGCTTCGGCAAGCAGCCTGCAGATTTCGGCGGACGGCAAGACGCTTTACACGACGACCGACGACAAAGGCCAGCATCCGCTGTTCGCTGTGGACGTCGCGACCGGTAAGGCGACCATCCTGGTGACCGACGGTGCGGTGGGTGGCTTCTCTGCAGGCGCCAAGAAGATTCTGCTGACGCGCGACGACCTCAAGCGTCCGGCGGATCTGTACACCGCCGACCTCAAGGGGAAGGGCCTCAAGCAGGTATCGCACTTCAACGCCAAGCGCATCAAGGGCGCGCAGACCGGTGACTTCGAGTTCTTCACCTTCAAGGGCGCGAACAACGACAGCGTGCAGGGCTACGTGGTCAAGCCGGTCGGCTACAAGAAAGGCAAGACCTATCCGGTCGCCTTCATCATTCATGGCGGCCCGCAGGGCGCGATGACCAATAGCTGGAGCTATCGCTGGAACGCCCAGACTTATGCGGGGCAGGGCTTCGCGGTGGTGACGGTGAACTTCCACGGTTCAACCGGTTACGGCCAGGCCTTTACGAACGCGATCTCGGGCGACTGGGGCGGCAAGCCGCTGGAAGACCTGAAGCTCGGCTGGAGTGCCGCGCTGTCGAAGTACAGCTTCCTCGATGGCGATCGTGCCTGCGCTCTGGGCGCGAGCTACGGCGGTTACATGGTGTATTGGATCGCCGGTGTGTGGAACCAGCCCTGGAAGTGCCTCGTCGATCACGACGGCGTCTTCGATGCGCGTGCCATGTACTACGACACTGAAGAACTCTGGTTCGAAGAGAAAGAGAACGGCGGTACGCAGTTCGACCATCCGGAGAACTACGAGCGTTTCAACCCGATCAATCACGTGAAGGACTGGCGCGTGCCGATGCTGGTGATCCACGGCGGTAAGGACTTCCGCATTCCGGAAACGCAGGGACTGGGTGCGTTCACTGCACTGCAGCGTCGTGGCATTCCGAGCAAGCTGTTGCACTTCCCGGATGAGAACCATTGGGTGGTGAAGCCGCAGAACAGTGTTCAGTGGCATGAGACGGTGAATGCGTGGTTGAAGGAGTGGACGGCTCCCGGGGCTGGCGCGAAGTAA